The following coding sequences are from one Vibrio syngnathi window:
- a CDS encoding ABC1 kinase family protein has protein sequence MSAKERNLPTHRISRFSKFASLATRVAGNVITEGTKQLAQGNRPKAKDLLLTPQNIARLTDQLAHLRGAAMKLGQMLSMDAGDVLEPELADILSRLRSDADPLPTKQLNQVLESSLGINWKAEFLSFNFKPIASASIGQVHQAYSDAGDKLAIKVQYPGIRKSIDSDVDNVGTLLNIVGLIPKSVDYKGLLEEAKKQLHDEADYTREADYATRYHNALKEHAHFVVPKIHPQMSSESVLAMDFIEGVSIEQIEGYDQGTRDFVMRSLLELMFRELFDFKMVQTDPNFANYLYVENTRQIGLLDFGATREYSDRFSDGYRLAFTSGVNQDESGLNQALEQIGFFSEAILPEQRQAILNLVTMACEPMLVDEEYDFKASGLAQRLREAGTILSMEQEYWHTPPADALFLHRKIGGMYLLAARLGAKVNISRLVAPYLISDDT, from the coding sequence ATGTCGGCAAAAGAGAGAAACCTTCCTACACATCGAATTTCGAGATTCAGTAAGTTTGCCTCGCTGGCGACAAGGGTCGCGGGTAATGTGATAACGGAAGGCACCAAACAACTCGCACAGGGCAATAGGCCCAAAGCAAAAGACTTACTGCTAACGCCACAAAACATTGCTCGCCTGACTGACCAACTCGCACACTTGCGCGGTGCAGCGATGAAGCTTGGCCAAATGTTGTCAATGGACGCTGGCGATGTCCTCGAACCTGAACTCGCCGACATTCTTTCTCGCCTACGCTCAGACGCCGACCCTCTGCCAACAAAGCAGCTCAACCAAGTATTAGAAAGCTCACTCGGCATCAACTGGAAAGCCGAATTCCTTTCCTTCAACTTTAAACCTATCGCAAGTGCGTCCATAGGACAAGTTCACCAAGCTTACAGTGATGCGGGAGACAAACTTGCCATCAAAGTCCAATATCCAGGTATTCGAAAAAGCATCGACAGTGATGTGGACAACGTAGGCACATTGCTTAACATCGTTGGTTTGATACCCAAGTCCGTCGATTATAAAGGCTTACTAGAAGAAGCTAAGAAACAGCTCCATGATGAAGCGGACTATACTCGCGAGGCTGACTACGCGACACGTTACCATAATGCACTGAAAGAACACGCTCACTTCGTCGTGCCTAAGATTCACCCTCAAATGTCTTCAGAATCAGTGCTCGCGATGGACTTCATTGAAGGTGTCTCGATAGAGCAAATAGAAGGTTACGATCAAGGTACTCGTGATTTTGTCATGCGCAGCCTGCTCGAACTCATGTTCAGGGAATTGTTCGATTTTAAGATGGTGCAGACCGACCCTAACTTCGCCAACTACCTTTACGTTGAAAACACGCGCCAGATTGGGCTGTTAGATTTTGGGGCAACTCGAGAGTACAGCGACCGCTTCAGTGATGGCTATCGTTTGGCCTTTACCTCTGGTGTTAATCAAGACGAATCAGGGCTCAATCAAGCACTCGAACAGATTGGGTTCTTTAGCGAAGCCATACTGCCCGAGCAGCGCCAAGCCATTCTTAACTTAGTGACTATGGCTTGTGAACCCATGTTGGTTGACGAAGAGTACGACTTCAAAGCCAGCGGGCTCGCTCAAAGGTTACGCGAAGCCGGAACCATACTCAGCATGGAACAAGAGTATTGGCATACGCCACCAGCAGATGCCCTGTTCCTACACCGTAAAATCGGGGGCATGTACCTGTTAGCTGCTCGCCTTGGTGCAAAGGTGAACATAAGTCGTTTGGTCGCTCCATATCTCATCAGCGATGACACTTGA